The following proteins are co-located in the Flectobacillus major DSM 103 genome:
- a CDS encoding M20/M25/M40 family metallo-hydrolase, producing the protein MKKTTFIVLSLIAFQTSAQKIVQRDPVIEQLVTQVNSDSLKSHILKLVSFGTRHTLSTTTDKKKGIGAARNWVLSRFQEFAKQSEGRMTAKIDAWVLKPDGKRVDKDQDMGNVMGILKGTDPTDDRIFLVSGHIDSRVSNVMNRESDAPGANDDGSGTATVIELARVMSQAKFPATVIFLVVSGEEQGLLGADYLAQKAIDEKWNIEAILNNDIVGSNNSNETRIIDNTRVRVFSEGLPVFELDKKAASIRNMGQENDGKARQLARYTKEIGERYVDNLEVVMVYRNDRFLRGGDHTPFVNRGFAAVRVTEMNENFEHQHQDLRTEKGTQYGDLPEFMDFEYLRKNTAMNLATLANLAKAPATPQNVTIDTKSLTNSTTLFWQTPKSAGKVKGYYVLVRETYQPFWQKKIFTTKNGINLPYSKDHYFFAVQAVGEDGNESLPILPKVGM; encoded by the coding sequence ATGAAAAAAACAACCTTTATTGTATTATCACTAATAGCATTTCAAACATCTGCCCAAAAAATTGTTCAACGAGACCCCGTTATCGAACAATTGGTTACACAAGTCAACTCCGACAGCCTCAAGTCGCATATACTCAAGCTTGTAAGTTTTGGTACTCGCCATACTTTAAGTACTACTACCGACAAGAAAAAAGGTATTGGGGCTGCTAGAAATTGGGTTTTGAGTCGTTTTCAAGAATTTGCCAAACAGTCGGAAGGACGAATGACAGCCAAAATAGATGCCTGGGTATTAAAACCCGATGGTAAGCGTGTCGACAAAGACCAAGATATGGGCAACGTAATGGGTATTTTGAAAGGAACTGACCCCACCGACGACAGAATTTTCTTGGTGTCGGGACACATCGACAGCCGTGTTTCTAATGTCATGAATCGCGAATCAGATGCCCCTGGAGCTAACGACGACGGTTCGGGTACAGCTACTGTAATTGAGCTAGCTCGGGTAATGTCGCAAGCCAAATTCCCTGCAACGGTTATCTTTTTGGTAGTAAGTGGCGAAGAACAAGGGCTTTTAGGAGCAGATTATTTGGCTCAGAAAGCCATAGACGAAAAATGGAATATAGAGGCTATTCTCAATAATGATATTGTTGGCTCAAACAATAGTAACGAAACACGTATTATCGACAATACCCGAGTTAGGGTATTCAGTGAAGGATTACCTGTTTTTGAACTAGATAAAAAAGCAGCAAGTATTCGTAATATGGGGCAAGAAAACGATGGCAAGGCTCGTCAGCTGGCTCGCTATACCAAAGAAATTGGAGAACGATATGTCGATAATTTAGAGGTAGTAATGGTGTATCGCAACGACCGTTTCTTGCGTGGAGGCGACCACACACCGTTTGTCAATCGTGGCTTTGCGGCTGTGCGAGTAACCGAGATGAATGAAAATTTTGAACACCAACATCAAGATTTAAGAACAGAAAAAGGTACTCAGTACGGTGATTTACCCGAATTCATGGATTTTGAATACCTTCGTAAAAATACTGCTATGAACTTGGCTACACTGGCCAATTTGGCCAAAGCCCCAGCTACGCCCCAAAATGTCACTATCGATACCAAGTCGTTAACTAATTCTACCACGTTGTTTTGGCAAACCCCTAAGTCGGCGGGCAAGGTAAAAGGATATTATGTTTTGGTTCGAGAAACGTATCAGCCCTTCTGGCAAAAGAAAATTTTTACGACAAAAAATGGCATCAATTTACCTTATTCAAAAGACCATTACTTCTTTGCTGTTCAGGCTGTGGGTGAAGATGGCAACGAAAGTTTGCCTATTTTACCAAAAGTAGGTATGTAA